TTCCGAGCCTTCCGCGGTCGCAGCCTTCGGAACTGCACCGTGGTCGAGCAACAGGGAAATCACGTTTGACCCTGTTATCGTACATTCGAACAAATCCCGCTCGTCGTCTCCTGTGACGTGTCGAATGTCGTTAATGACGAGTGATTGGTCGGAAAACGAGACCACCGATTCCGGAGTGGTCCCCTCCGTCGTGAAAAATAGCCGAAGTGTATCATCCGTCTCGCGGATGACGCTCTCGAACTCGAAGCGACAGTCGGCCATCTGAACGAACTTGATGAGCGTGAACTGCGGGTCGCACACTCGAAACTCCAATTCGACGGCACTGTCGCTGACTAGTGCTTTTTTGCTCTCGACGGCGTTGATGGCGTACCCGGCACCTTTCCCAATATCTTCGAGCAGTGCTTGTTCCGCGTCGTTGAACACGTCCGGGTTGCCAGTGTAGACGGTGAGGACGCCGTAGACGCTTCCACCGTAAATGAGCGGAACGCTAACCGCGGCCCTGTATCCTCTCTTCAGGGCTTCCTGTCGCCATGTTTCGTACGGTGGGTTGCCGAGCAAGTCGTCGTCGATTGCCGGCTCTCGTGTCCGAACTGCCCGCCACGCGGTCGTTTGGGCGGTTTCGCTGTTCGTCTCCGAGAGTTCGTCGAGAAATGTCTGTTCGTCTCCGACCCACGTTCGTCCGGTGAGTTCGTCGGTCGTCGCGTCGTACTCGCCGATCCATGCGAACCGATACGGGGACGAGTTCGTCAACCGTTTACAGACGTCGTATTCGATATCGCTCCGAGTATCCGCTTCGACGAGTGCGACGAGGATGTCTCGAATCACCGCTTCTCGACGTTGGGTGCGTTCGAGCGCCGTCTCCGTTTCCGATAGCGCCGCCTCTTGCGTGGTGAGTTCCCACTCGCGGTCGAGACGGGTGAACGCCGTTTCGGCGTTCGAAATTACCATCTCAACCAACGTCGCCTTCGTTCTGTTGGCGTCGGTCTGCGTCTCCTCGGCGACTATCAACGCTCCGTGCCGACCGAGTGGAAAGGCGATCTGACGAGTATCGTTCGCTTCGTCGTTACTGTACTCGGTACGCCGTTCGCCCTCCAGAAAGGCTCGCCAGCCCAATCCACCGTCGGTGTCGAACAGCCGTTCGTCGGGTTCGGAGACGCCTTCCCACGCAACCGGCCGAAGCGCGCCTTGTTCGCTATCGTATCGCGCGACGATAGCGGCCGAGTAGTCGAGGTCCGACTGTGCTATGTCGACGGTCATCTCGGCCACTCGGTCTTCCGTTTCGGCGTCCATCAGCCGTTTCAGTGAATCCTGTACCGCCGAGAGCCGCTTGCGATGACGTATCCGATTCCCGAGACGGTTTACCCGCTGTACTAACGCCTGTCCCTCGCCTGTGAAAGGAATCCACTCCGCTAACTCCCTGTCGAGAACGTCTCGGACGGTCTCGTCCACCCTCTCGGATACGAGGAGGCGTGTAGTAGACGGAGACGACCGTCGAACGTCCTCGAAAAACGACATTACATCCGTATCGTGCGTAGTCGTACAGACAACGCAATCAGCCATCTCGAGTATTTCGTCGGAGATGGGAGTCGTTGCGGTTTCGACGAGGACGTTCGACCGCTCTCGAAGCGTCGTTATCACTCTCTCGTCGTCAGCCGGGGGTACGAAGAGGATACGAACTGCTTCAATCATTGTTTTTCTTCGCTGAAGGGATACCTTGTACGACCGGCGATACTACCTTATTCTTCCGATTCCAGGCAGTTACCGCAGGGTCGATGTTTGACGGCCAATCCGACCAATCTATCTGTACACCCTTCTATGAGCGAAATTTGTAGCCGGACTACCTTAAACCCAGAAATCTATTTCAGATGGTTTCAGATCGTTTCAAACTCCATCAATGTACGGCAGTCAGCTTCTATCGCGGATATCTCGAAGCTGAATTTTGAATTTCATATCTCTGTGACGTATAGGTGTACCGCCTGTCGTCAACCGACAACGGCATACCTCTCTGTAATCTGAATAGAATGGATTCTCCAATTATCATTCGAATCACGACCCCTCGCTTTTTATCCACTTCGTGATTTTCAACCGGTCGCTCGATTCGTTCCTGGCGGATCCACTCTCCCCCGGTACCAAACCACTTCCCATTACGAATCTAAGCGGATGTGATGTCGATCTCCGGGAAATCGCATGACGGCGTTGACTTTTCCCTATTTAAACTCTATTTCGATATACTAATTCCCTCGCGGTGGTCTCGCGCTGTTGCTGTCTTCGTCAGCCATCAAAATTTTTCCAGTCAACCCGGCGTCGGTTTGCTAGCGATGGGATGCGGTCGCTCTCGTGTTTACTACGGTGAGAATTCGGTACCGATAGCTATCGCTCGCGCCTCGTCCAGTTCTCCGATACTTCTATGTAGGAATTAGTCGGCGTGAGGGGCGACCGTTTCGGTCTCCTCGCTCATCATACTCGTCGTGAGATCGTTTGCCAGTTTGAGCACTGCTTCTCGGTGGTCGTTTTTCGAATGGTGAATAGAAGTTGGCCGCGTCGTTTGTTCGTCGTATGCCGAGAGGTCGAAAGTAGAATCGGTCTGTGTCTCAAACCGGTTTCGTACTTCCGAAAGCAGTCCGTGCAGATGAATAAGCTCTTGTTTTTTCATCCCGACGACAACTAATGACCGAACCCCTATAGTATTTCCTTGAGACATCCTCGCATACGATGACGTGCGGAATCGGACGGAGCATTTCGTCTCCGTTTTTACCCGCCGAATACTGATTGTGAAAAAGAAAAACTCGGTAGCAGTTTTTTTGCGTTATCGGTGAGCGCCCTGAACCCTGACTGTCTCGGATTCGGTTGTTCGACGGACGGTTCTGGGAGCGACCCAACTGGGGCTATCCGAGGGCGGATCATTCGTCGAGAGGGGGACTGGTGTTTTCCTCGGTTGCGGTCACGCTTTCACCCGCTAAATTCTTCGTACGACACCGACTCCTCTTCGAGGATCGGCTTCGTCTTCGGAACCTCTCCGTCCGGTGGCATACTGCCGTCGGCAGGGCCGCCCGGTTTTCCGACAATGATGCGTCCGACCATTCCGAGCGGCTTGTGAGGAATACAGTAGTAATCGTGCGTTCCGACGGCGTTGAACGTGTGTTCGTACGATTCGCCTTTTTGGAGAACTTTGCTTCCCCACGCGGGGGCATCCTCGGGAATCCGAGTGGTTTCGGCGTAGATGTTGTCTGGGTGGTAGGCCGACGCCGAGTGGTTGCCACTCTTCACGACGAACGTCACGCTATCGCCCGGTTTGAGATACAACCCGATCGGGTCGAAGTACGACCCGTTTCCATCGGTTTTCATCTCTACCGTGGTCGTTCCGCCTTCTGGACCGGACGTCGGCGTCGCAATCTCGTCGTCCCCGTTGAGCGTCGAACAGCCACCGAGCGCCGCGACGCCGACTGTGGCGACGAACTGTCGTCGATTCATACCGATTGAATTTCGAGTGTATAATAAGTGGGTTCCGATGTGGCCAGTGCGCCAGTCGCCCGTCTGCCGTTCATTCTTCCGCCGCTCATCTTTCCGCCGATAACCCGTCTGCCGCTCTTTTTATGCTCATACCGACCGAAGTGCTAACGGGATGTTGGGACAAACAGGGCGATTCTGGGTGGGTGCGGCTCTGTTCCTGATCGGTGCCGTGCTCCTCTTCGAGAATTTCGTTCCCGGCGTGAACGCACCGCTGATACTGGTCGCGATCGGGGTGTTGGTACTCGCCGTCGGAACGCTCATCATCGCTGTTGCACGCCGACAGCGCCCCGTCTGAACTCGGTGCATGGTCGCTGTGCTGTCGCCACCGGTAGGTAGTGGCTTCGTTGGCACGTCGCCCCCGTCGTCGAACTGCGCTTATCGTACGCGTCAAGCACTTCCCACGTCCCGTCAAAACTGTCCATCCTCTCAAAACCATCAAAACCATCAAAACCATCAAAATCATCTATCCTGTCCACTTGTTACCATGCCTCCTATTCCACTCGTTACCACTCCCACTCGACCTAACTGAACTAGCAGAACTGTAACAATCGACAAAACAATCATAGCTGTCCAAACTATCAAAACCGCCCGCCCCCTCCAGATACGCCCGTTTCTCTTCGCCAGTTTGTATAGCAAAACTAGTTTTGATAGTTCTGATGGTTTGGATCCTGTGGCTATATGCTATTTTTAGCGTCTGTAACGTCGTTTTATAGGTTTATTTGTGAACGTCTGACGCGGTTTTATGTTGTTTGGACGGTTTTGCGGTTTTGTATGTCCGACACAGCCAAAATTGCCGTCTCGAACCAGAAAGGCGGGGTCGGGAAGACGACTGTGGCGATCAACGTCGCGGGAGCGTTGAATCAGCGAGGGCACGACGTGCTCTTCGTCGACCTCGACCCACAGGGGAACGCCACTGAAGGGCTCGGATTGGAGGCCGAGTACGAGGCACAACCCCCGACCCTGTTCGATGCGCTGACCGACCACGAGGAACGCGAGGACGTCGATTCGCTCATCGTCTCCCACGAGGAGATGGACGTGCTTCCGAGCAACATCGACATGACCAGCGTCGAGCCGGAACTCACCATGGCGATGCGTGGTCGGGAACGGCTGACGCAGGTCCTCGATGCGCTCGATGCTGACTACGACGTCATCATCATCGACTGCCCGCCGTATCTCGGAAACCTCACCGATAACGCCCTGCTCGCCGCCGGAAACGTTCTCATTCCGGCGCTCGCGGAGTCGACGAGCAAGCGCGCGTTGGAAATCCTGTTCGACCAGATGGAAGTCCTCGAAGCGGAGTACGACACGCAGATTCGTGACCTCGGACTCGTCGCCAACCGCGTCGAGACGACCAACGAAGCGGACGCGATGCTCACGTGGTTCGACGAGGTGTTCACCGACATCCCCGTCTGGGAGGTCAGAAAACGGGTGACGCTCCAACGTGCGTTCTCGGCCGGTTGTTCTCTGTTCGAAGTCGAGGAGGAGTGTGATATGACCGCCGTGTTCCTCACTATCGCCGAGGACCTCGAACGGCAGTTCGGATCGATGGAGATGTCCGCATGAGCGACGAGAGCCGCGCCGACCGTCTCCGTCGCCGTCGCGCGCAGCGTGACAAACAGTCCGCGGCGTCCGAATCCACCGAACCGGCCGACTCGGTGTCGGGAGGTGAAACGGGTGTGGCGTCCGACCCGTCGGAAACCGACGATGAAACCGACGACGCCGATTCCACCGCGTCTGAGAGCGTCAAGGAAACTCGCGTCGGGACCTACATGTATCTCCCCGAAGAGCAGCGCTCCGAGCTGAACTTCCGCTACAAGGAGCTTAATCTCGCCTACGAACGAGCGGTCGGCGAGGAACTGGAGAAAAATCGCCACTTCTATCCACTGGTCGTTCAGGCCGGTCTCGAGGCGCTCGACGGTATCGACGGCGAGGCGATTCGGGAGCGCCTGGACCGTTTCGAGTGAATTAGGAATCTCCGCGTTGAACGCCGTCGCTTTTCGGTTCGGGAAACGGTCGAGGACCGTGAGAAGCAGCGTCGCTACTGTTCGAGGAGCGCTCGAATCTCTTCCTCGCGTTCATCGTTCGTGATGAACTTCCGGAACCGCCACTCGAACGAGTCGAGCAGGACCGCGATTCCGTCGTCGGTGATGGCGTACTCGTTCGTTCGCTTGTCCAGTTCGCTCTTCTCGACCAGTCCACGCTCGATGAGCGTGTCGAGGTTGGGGTACAAGCGACCGTGGTTTACCTCCTCGTCGTAGTAATCTTCGAGCTCGCGCTTGATGGCGAGACCGTATCGAGATTCCTCCGAGAGTACTATCAGGACGTTCTGTTGGAACGCGGTGAGGTCGCGCGCGGTTTCCACGTTACTAACGGTTTCTGCCTCTGACATGGTAGTATGGTGTGATATTCATTGACAGAGGATATAAAACTTCCTACTCCAAGCAATATTTATGAATTCTATTATAAATATTATATAACAGCAATCCTCTGGCCAAAGATAATTGTGTTATTCTGGCTGTTATTTGGGGCGATAGTTAATCGGATTGAACTCTCCCGTAACTCTCAATGCTTGCTTTTTGGCCGTTAGATAAGTACCTGTCGGAAAGAGTGTGACGAAATAATACAATACTATTCGATTGTTGGCTTGTTGTCATTCGACTGCCTCTAACTGCTCTCCATCAGTCTTGGGCGGCGTCGATCGATGCAATTCGGCTTCGACTTCTTTGAGCGTGGATTCGGCCTCGTCTATCGGCTCGTCTAACAGGTCTAACTGTATCTGTAGGTCACAGTCACGGCAGTACGCATCGCCCACGATTCCCTTCTCGTCGTCCTGCCAGATATCGACACGAAATCGTCGATTGGTACACTCCGCCGATGGACATTCGACCTCCCCAGAATTTAACATCGATTCGAGATTGTCCTCGACGAGTTCAATAATATCAATCATAATGCCGAATCAGTCACCGAAATGCTTAAACTTGCTTGCAAATATCGCGTATGATAATCGATTCTGACATCCTCTATATCTGCAACGGTGTCGGAAAACACGCCTATCATATAATTTAGCTGGTGTATAACAAAATAGATACCACTCTTCGTCTCCGGTACGCCCAAGACGGGCGTCCCATGTGCGTTACGGTAACCGACTCGCTCGGCGTTGCCGGAGGCGATGGCCGTGGGCTGGCATCCCACCTTGTGTCTCCATCCTCCTACGAAAGTTCTCCTTCCGGGCGGGCGTTTCCGTTCGCTTTCGATGAAATGTTCTGATGTCCTTCAGCACGTTCTACTCGTCGGTATCTTTCGTCTCGGCGAACAGCGACGGAGTGAACCTCCGTCCCGATTCGCATGGAAATATCCAACAATGTGTTCTCCCCCAGCAGCCACGCCCGAGGGAGAGGGAGAATGCCAGACGTTCACACAACTCCTATCGTCTCGCGTCCGATGTCCAAACGGCGTCACGTGATATTCGAGTCAAGTAGATTCAACCGGAATCCACTGTCCGATGACGGACGCGTCTACGCTCGTCGAATTCCCTGAGATCCGACGGCGCCAACCGGTCTCGCGACTAGTCGAAGACGCCGACCGTGTGTAAAAATTCGGCTGGATGTGTGAAGTGCTTAAACGCCTAGTGGATACCGAGGGCTTCGATCTGCTCTTGGTACCGGTTTCGGATGGTGACTTCCGTCACCTGTGCGACGTCAGCAACCTCTCGTTGGGTCTTTTTCTCGTTACACAGAAGCGAGGCGGCATAAATCGCGGCGGCGGCGTAACCGGTCGGCGATTTCCCGGAGAGAAGCCCCTGTTCCGCGGTCGTATCGATAATCTCGTTCGCTTTGGACTGCACTTCTTCACTGACACCGAGGTCGGAACAGAATCGAGGAACGTACTGCTTCGGGTCGACCGGCTTCATTTCGAGGCCGAGTTCTTGGGAGATGTATCGATATGTTCGACCGATCTCCTTCTGATCCACCCGTGAGACCTCCGCGACTTCTTCGAGGCTTCGTGGGATACCCTCCTGCCGACAGGCGGCGTACAGCGTGCTCGTTGCGACGCCTTCGATGGAGCGTCCGCGAATCAGGTCTTCGGCCAATGCACGTCGGTAGATGACCGACGCGACTTCGCGTACCGACCGTGGGACACCCAGCGCGGATGCCATCCGGTCGATTTCGGAGAGCGCGAACTGCAGGTTGCGCTCGCCCGCGTCCTTCGTCCGAATGCGCTCTTGCCACTTGCGCAGTCGGTGCATCTGACTTCGTTTTTCCGACGACAGCGACCGACCGTACGCGTCCTGGTTCTTCCAGTCGATGGTCGTGGTCAGTCCTTTGTCGTGCATCGTCTGCGTGGTTGGCGCTCCCACGCGCGACTTGCTCTGGCGCTCGCTATGGTTGAACGCGCGCCACTCGGGCCCGCGGTCGACGTGATCTTCTTCGACGACCAGTCCACAGTCGTCACAGACGAGTTCGGACTGGTCCGCACTGTTAACGAGGTTTTTCGACCCGCACTCGGGACATCCCGTGACCCCCTCCTCCTCCTCGGTTTCGGTTTGCTCCGCGCGGCGCTCCCGTTGGCGAGTGGACCGTTTCATCAACGTTCTATACTCAATGCAAACATTTAAATCCCCGGATGGTACCTCATGCGTGTCTTTCAGCTACCATAGATATCCTCATCCTGAAAACACGTAGACCGCGGCGTGGTCCGGTTAACGTCTCTATTATCTGTACTGCCGATGGCCTAATTTAGCTCTCACGTGGACTTCGCCAAGCGCGAGATTTCGACCATCGTATCGTTGCTGTCGGGGTTCGAATCTCGGAAGGTCCAGGAGCGGTCGAACGTCATCCCTTCGTCTTGTCCTTTCATCAGCAGCTCGTCGAGCGCGAGTTTGAAATCGGCGGCCGTCGCCTCCTCGGATACGGATGGTTGACTCGGCGTCGGCTCGGCTAGTTCGGGTCGCGGGGCGAGGCTCGTTATCTCCACCATCACGTCGTCGTGTTTCTCGTGGCGGAAGGTCCACGAGCGGTCGAGTTCTACGTCGTTGTCTCGTGCCGTGGAGACGAGGACTTCGAGGGTTCGCTCGAACTCCTCTGGAGAGGCTGCCCAGGCGGGTATGTGGTTTGCCTGGCTCATTTCGATTTCTCCTACGCACATACCCTACATAAACTCGGAATGCCGTCCCGTCTAGTTTCGGTCCTTCTCACCGTTTGAAACAGTTCGAAACGGTCTGGGAGCGCGTCACCGGTTTATTATCGCTCCTGATTTTGATGGTGAATGTCATGAGTGCGAGGGAGAAACTCTCGATCCAATCCGACGGACGGGTTTCCGTCGACGAGTCACCCGTCGAAAACGAGCTATCGACTGATGACGTGTTCCACCTGCTACAGAGTCAGCGACGCCGCGCTGCGATTCGCTATCTCTGGGATACGGACGGACCGGTCGAGATGCGCGACCTCGCGGAGCAGGTCGCCGCGTGGGAAAACGATACGACCGTCCACGCGCTCACCTCGGACGAACGTCAGCGAGCGTACATCCCGTTGTACCAATCTCACCTCCCGAAACTCGACGAAGAAGGGGTCATCGACTACGACAAAAACCGGGGTATCGTGAAGAAAACTCCCCTCGTGTCACAGTTAGAACGCTACCTCGATGCCGGCCGCGGCCCCGACATCGAACCCGAGGATGAGGAGCGTCGATGGAATGCGTACTATCTGACCGTTTCCCTCTTCGGGTCGGTTCTGTTCATCGGTGCCGCTTTTCGATTTCCGCTTTTGTCCCTCGTTCCCAGTCTCGCTGCTGTGACTTTCGTTCTCGCCGCGTTTTGGTCCGTTTCGGTTACTCACTCGCTTTCCGTGTGATTCCTACCCGTGGTTACCGTGATTTATCCAGGCAGTTCTCGCAGATATCTACGCTCGCTTGGAGATAGGTTCCCTTTTCCTCCAACTCCATTTCGATGCGTGTTACTGGGACGTAATCCTTACAGTACGCGCAACGTTCGATAGCGTCCACCCGGTTTGATATGTCGTGGTTTCTCGGCATAGTGTGCGTTTCCCGTCTCTACCCGACGGCCATCAGATGGAGTATGAAAAGGAACCCCCCAAAAGGTATGCGTTAGTATTTCCGTGTTTTAAGTACAAACGACCTGTAAGGGGGGAAAAGGGGTCGGTCGTTAGTCCGCGAGTTCGGCGCTTTCTTTCTCGCTGACGTACTTCGATTCCCATTCACGACGCGCTTCGATCTCCCGCTGTCCGCGCCGGGTGAGGGTGTAGTAGTTGGTTCGACGGTCCACTTGCCCCTTCTCGACCAATCCTTTGTCGACCAACGTATCGAGGTTCGGGTAGAGCCGGCCGTGGTGGATGTCCTTCTCGTAGTAATCTTCGAGCTCTTCTTTGATGGCGAGTCCGTGTGGTTCGGTCAACCCGTTGATGACGTACAACAGGTCTCGCTGGAAGCCAGTCAGGTCGTACATGTTCGGCTCGATGTTATGTCTACAGGGTATTAGTTAAGTGCATGATAATGCCCTCCTCAGGCGATGAAAAACGGATTAAACGGTTCGTTTGAAACTAGACAATTCTACCATCATTACAAAGTTTCATCATAATAGCCGCGTTCGTGTAATCCGTCACGAACTATCCGTTTACCCTCGGCCAAAGATAATATATGCGACGAGTCATCACGTGGCTACAATATGAAGAAACAGGAGCTGATCCACGTTCACGGCTTACTCGCGGCGGTTCGAAACCAGTACGAGGAGCGGAGTGGACGAACGGTAGACCTATCCGAGTACGAGCAAACTGGGGTAAAACCGACATCGATACATCATTCGAAAACCGCCCATCAGGAGGCCATCTTCGCACTCGTTGACTGCCTCACTGACACGATGGCGGCGGAAGAAAAACAGCTAACATCACACGCTGACTGATCGGTGCCATACTGGTTCGGTGCGTCGTCGTTTCGGTCCCGTCTATCCTTCGCGCGCCGTCCACCCCGACATGAATTGGGCGAGCGTTACGAACGAAAACATGGCGATGATGATGGCGCCGATAGCGACGCTCGGGAGCGTGGCGAGGACGGGGATGCCAAGGACAGCACCGGCGAGGACGATGGTGCTGAACGTCGAAACGCCGAGGTAGTAAAATTCCCACGGTGGTTCTCGACCGATCTCCTCGTGGTCGGTTTCCTCCGCTTCGACGGAGAGATACCGGTCGAGTTGGTCCGCAAGTTTCGTCCGTTTGACCGTCCCGCGGCTCTGGTCGTAGTCGATGATTCCTTCCTCGTCGAGTTTCGGCAGGTGTGACTGATAAAGTGGAATGTACACGCGCTGGCGTTCGTCCGAGGTGAGCGCCTGCACGGTCGTGTCGTTCTCCCACGCGGCGACCTGCTCCGCGAGGTCGCGCATCTCGACCGTCCCGTCGCGTCCCTTGAGATACCGTAGTACGTGACGCCGACGAGGCGTTTGAAGGAGGTGGAAGATTTTATCCTTTGAGAGCTCAGTCTCGGCACTTACTTCCGGAACGGTATGCGTTCCTCCATCATTGGTGTGAACTTCTGTAGCGCTCATGACGGCTGAATTATCGCTAGAATAGGTAATAAACCAATAATGCGCTCCCAATTTGTTGCGAACGGTTGTGATGGCTTGTTATGCCGCTTAGCACACCTATAAGTTGTGTGGTCGTATTACTTGTCATTTATACTAAAATTACGTGAACTAACATGTGTGGGAGTGTCACTATCCTCGACACTACCGCTAGAAAACACCGCTCTCTGGCCTTGTACGGGTGGTTTTACGACAGTGGTTGGTTCCTTCTATGACCCGTCTGTCCGCACTTGTCGGACCGTATTGTCCAATTACTGGCCGTACTATCTCTCGATTGGTCTATATTGTCGTACGAGATGTCTGCTGAAACAATTGTGGACGATGTTCCTCTCTTGCCCTCTCGTCTGTTAATTCCAACATTAAAATTATGAAATTTAAAGATTCGATTAATCGCCCTATAGTAAACAGGGAACGAGACGTAGAAAGATACGCCCAGCGCGGAGGCGGGGTCTTACAATATCCGGCCGCGAGGGTCGTTAGCGCTCATGACTCCAATACCCCTCGTGCTCAGTTCTCTATCCACGAGCGGCGTCGAACGGCGTCCTGTCTTGCCCTTCGACGACCCACGTAATCGGTGGTCGGTGTGACATCCCGGTTGAATCTTAGCCCATGTTCGATTCCCGAAAGTTTAATGTGACGTAATGAAATACCACAACCGAGTTCGGGTTCCTCGACAATGGCACATGGCGCATCTAACTCCGATGGCCCTCTCAACGAACCGGACGGCTCGTCGAAGGGCGCTGCACAGGACGATTCCGCTCTTTCCGCTCCACCGAGAACTCTCTTTGCCGAAATTTTTGTCTCACATGGGCGTCTCATTCTCGTTCCGACGATAGAATCGTCCCCTGAAGTGACCATTCAGATGGAAGAAACGCCGATGGCCGACGGCTCGCTTTTGTTCGTTTCCGTCGTCGGGGACGATTTTTCCCCGTTCGAGCGATCGCTCGAGACGGATGCGACCGTCCGTGCGGCGACACTTTTCTCCGCCGCCGCCGACCGGCGCGTGTATCGGATTCGGCCCGAATCGGATGTCGTTCCGTTCCTCCCTACCGCCGCCGACCTCGGTATTCGCGTCCTCGACGTAAAGAGCGGCACCGGTGGTTGGGTAATCCGTATCCAGATGCTCTCGCGTGAACCGCTCATCCAACTCCGGGAAGCGTGTCTGGAGCACGGGATCACGTTCCGTGTGCGGCAACTATTCGATGCGGACCCGAACACGGACCCTGACGGCGCTCGGCTGACCGGTCGCCAGCGCGACACGGTTCTCACCGCGTATCAATCGGGCTACTACGACGTGCCCCGTGGTATCTCACAGGGCGAACTCGCCGAGGAACTCGACGTCTCTACGTCGGCGATTTCGCAACAACTTCGGCGTGCAACCCGGCAGCTTATCGCCAGTACGTTTGCCGTCGAACAGGATTAGGCTTCGAACGGGGATTTCGACGCTTCCGGTTCGGACCCGTTGAGGAAGACGAGATTCCCGCGTCCGATTTGTACCCGTGTTATCTCGTCGTTTTCCTCCATCTTCGAGAGTTTTCTGCTCACGGTCGATTTCGACCACGAGGTTTCGGTCGTGATATCCGCCTGCTTCATCCGGCCGCCGTACTGGATGAGGAGCGACCGAATTCTCTCTTCGTCGGTGAGCATCTCCTCGTCGGCCAGATTTCCGACCGGCGGCTGTTCTGGTTCCCGTCTTTGTTCCGTTTGTTGGGGTGATTCTTCCGTGGTGGTTGCCACGGTCGTTTCCCCTTTCTCATCTTCCGGTTTCTTTCGCTCGAACAGCCCGGACAGGACGGAACGGATGGAAGAAAGCGGTCCGTCGCTCGGCTTGTCGTTCGATTCGGCGGACTCTTCGGTTTCGTTCGATTCGCTCGCCTCGTCGTCCGGAGAGTAGGCTGGAGTGGTCGTCCACTCGGCACCGTTGTCGGAAATCTCGACGACGACATCGAACAGCGTTTTCAGGGTATTCGTCGTCTCGGGGTCGTGAATGTCGGGGTCCATCTGGAAATAGCCGATGCCCCCCGCGGCCTGTATTCGGTGAGTGAGTATGTGGAGATATCGGAATGCGGTATCGAAATCGACGTATTCGAGGAGGACGGTCAGCGTCTGTACCGAGACGACCGGCTGCGTTTCCCCGTTCGACCACTCCTTCAGTCGGTCGCTCAACGGGACGATTATCTCCATCGGGTCGGTCGGATCGACGACCTCCGTCGTCACGGTGTTGGACGTCTGTTCGTCGTACGTTTCGGACTGTGCCATCCCGCTCGCGTGGATGAAACGAACCTCTCGCGGTGATCTGCCCACGCTCCGTTCCCAGTCCCCGAGCCACTGTCCCGGTGGTTGCGTGTAGGTGACGGCCGCGAGACTGACGTTTTCGGGTCGCG
This is a stretch of genomic DNA from Haladaptatus paucihalophilus DX253. It encodes these proteins:
- a CDS encoding helix-turn-helix domain-containing protein, which produces MAHGASNSDGPLNEPDGSSKGAAQDDSALSAPPRTLFAEIFVSHGRLILVPTIESSPEVTIQMEETPMADGSLLFVSVVGDDFSPFERSLETDATVRAATLFSAAADRRVYRIRPESDVVPFLPTAADLGIRVLDVKSGTGGWVIRIQMLSREPLIQLREACLEHGITFRVRQLFDADPNTDPDGARLTGRQRDTVLTAYQSGYYDVPRGISQGELAEELDVSTSAISQQLRRATRQLIASTFAVEQD
- a CDS encoding helix-turn-helix transcriptional regulator, whose protein sequence is MNVRKIEEDLQGASNVLVLAPLTPDGNRAHMELVASTRPENVSLAAVTYTQPPGQWLGDWERSVGRSPREVRFIHASGMAQSETYDEQTSNTVTTEVVDPTDPMEIIVPLSDRLKEWSNGETQPVVSVQTLTVLLEYVDFDTAFRYLHILTHRIQAAGGIGYFQMDPDIHDPETTNTLKTLFDVVVEISDNGAEWTTTPAYSPDDEASESNETEESAESNDKPSDGPLSSIRSVLSGLFERKKPEDEKGETTVATTTEESPQQTEQRREPEQPPVGNLADEEMLTDEERIRSLLIQYGGRMKQADITTETSWSKSTVSRKLSKMEENDEITRVQIGRGNLVFLNGSEPEASKSPFEA